One genomic region from Bacillus sp. SLBN-46 encodes:
- a CDS encoding rhomboid family intramembrane serine protease gives MFTRTENVREFIRFYPVVSIIVSIHLVLYLLTILPIFPNYWFFENFSGVNLYIMEGQFWRLITPTFMHNGFSHMLFNSFSLVLFGPALERMLGGGRFLLVYLLSGLIANVATLLLEPLTYTHVGSSGAIFGLFGYYIAIIIFRKNMMTKQNSQIIITLSVVSLIMTFLQPNINITAHLFGLLGGFLLGAIPYYNKKDLSDSIKGTANWANSRKKNLSFQSPVKVLVWAVIIIVAVLGFWSQK, from the coding sequence ATGTTTACAAGGACTGAAAACGTACGTGAGTTTATTCGTTTCTATCCCGTTGTTTCAATTATCGTCAGCATTCACTTAGTATTATATCTTTTAACCATCTTACCAATATTCCCAAACTATTGGTTCTTTGAAAATTTTTCGGGAGTCAATCTTTATATTATGGAAGGGCAATTTTGGAGGCTAATTACACCGACTTTTATGCACAATGGTTTCTCTCATATGCTATTTAATAGTTTTTCGCTGGTGCTATTCGGACCTGCACTGGAGCGGATGCTAGGTGGAGGAAGATTTTTACTTGTGTATCTTCTCTCCGGACTAATAGCCAATGTGGCCACACTGCTTCTAGAGCCGTTAACGTATACCCATGTTGGCTCAAGTGGAGCGATTTTTGGACTCTTCGGCTATTATATAGCCATCATTATCTTCCGAAAAAATATGATGACAAAACAAAACTCACAAATTATCATCACACTCAGTGTAGTCAGTTTAATTATGACCTTTCTTCAGCCAAATATTAATATTACGGCGCATCTTTTTGGTTTGCTAGGCGGCTTTTTACTAGGCGCCATTCCTTATTATAATAAAAAAGATCTTTCTGATTCTATTAAAGGAACCGCCAACTGGGCAAACAGCAGAAAGAAAAACCTGTCCTTTCAATCGCCTGTGAAGGTTTTGGTATGGGCCGTCATCATTATTGTTGCCGTACTTGGATTTTGGAGTCAAAAATAA
- the uvsE gene encoding UV DNA damage repair endonuclease UvsE, producing MTIVRLGYVAMSVEVANASPSQTMTFAQFSRIKDREAGIRKLERIAISNIENCLRLLKHNAANEIHFFRLSSRLIPLANHGELLDWNYMEPLKEVLGNLGSYSKEKNMRIDFHPDHFVVLNSPDKEILKNSLKTLVMHEALLRGMDIDTEHRCVLHVGGGYDDKEKALELFIHNWAYIKPSSQKMIMLENDDTTFTVKDTLYLCEKLGVPMVFDYHHHLANFEDLDWVSEWERIISTWAHSPLPVKMHISSPRSEKEFRAHADNVNPEMFMDFLKEIKGTVPEIHCMIEAKQKDAALFQLVKDLKEYEGLKWLDQSSFQME from the coding sequence ATGACAATTGTTCGTCTTGGCTATGTAGCAATGAGCGTAGAGGTAGCTAATGCTTCCCCCTCTCAAACGATGACCTTTGCGCAATTCAGCCGGATTAAAGACCGAGAGGCTGGCATTCGAAAACTAGAAAGAATTGCGATCTCAAACATAGAAAATTGTTTGCGGTTATTAAAACATAATGCGGCCAACGAAATTCACTTTTTTCGCTTAAGCTCGCGGTTGATTCCGCTTGCGAATCATGGAGAGTTATTAGATTGGAACTACATGGAGCCCTTAAAAGAGGTGCTCGGAAATTTGGGCAGTTATAGTAAAGAAAAGAACATGAGGATCGATTTTCATCCCGACCATTTTGTCGTTTTGAATTCGCCTGATAAGGAAATTTTAAAAAATTCATTAAAAACCCTTGTGATGCATGAAGCGCTGCTTAGAGGGATGGATATTGATACCGAACACCGATGTGTTCTCCACGTTGGCGGTGGATATGACGATAAAGAAAAGGCACTGGAGCTGTTTATTCATAACTGGGCATACATTAAGCCTTCATCTCAAAAAATGATTATGCTGGAAAATGACGATACCACTTTTACCGTAAAGGATACTTTATATCTTTGTGAAAAGTTAGGGGTTCCGATGGTGTTTGATTATCACCACCATTTAGCGAATTTTGAAGATTTGGATTGGGTGTCAGAATGGGAGCGGATTATTAGCACCTGGGCACATTCGCCGTTACCGGTGAAAATGCATATCTCTAGTCCTCGTTCCGAAAAGGAATTTCGCGCACATGCAGACAATGTTAATCCTGAAATGTTCATGGATTTTTTAAAAGAAATCAAAGGAACGGTACCAGAGATTCACTGCATGATAGAAGCCAAACAAAAAGATGCTGCGCTTTTTCAATTGGTGAAGGATTTAAAGGAGTATGAGGGCCTAAAATGGCTCGATCAGTCTAGTTTTCAGATGGAATAG
- the acpS gene encoding holo-ACP synthase, which yields MIKGIGIDIIELSRVQDILNRQTKLIDRILTARERDTFETLSERRKVEFLAGRFAAKEAFSKAVGTGIGKDLSFLDIEIISDQLGKPHIVKPNVQAHLSISHSRDYAVAQVVIEG from the coding sequence ATGATTAAAGGAATTGGAATTGATATTATTGAACTTTCAAGGGTTCAGGACATATTGAATAGACAAACGAAGCTCATTGATCGGATATTAACCGCTCGTGAAAGGGATACATTCGAAACCCTATCAGAAAGGCGCAAGGTGGAGTTTCTAGCAGGGAGATTTGCAGCCAAGGAGGCATTCTCAAAAGCGGTAGGAACCGGGATTGGAAAGGACCTATCTTTTCTGGATATTGAAATTATCAGCGATCAACTCGGAAAGCCGCATATAGTAAAACCAAATGTCCAGGCGCATTTATCAATCTCACACAGCAGAGACTACGCAGTGGCACAAGTGGTGATTGAGGGGTAA